The following proteins are co-located in the Rhodococcus opacus B4 genome:
- a CDS encoding MarR family winged helix-turn-helix transcriptional regulator: MPEETTDQSNLDFLSFVDFAVGKTVDELPGVDPVSMRLVLALHRVTSALVYDLEATVHRPSGWSWPGFRVLFVLWLAGPCESKRVASLSGMSRSAVSALVNTLERDGLVTRQPSTGDRRAVDLDLTDAGREAIVSTYSTHNKREQAWTGALTPSERLTLIGLLEKMASGTAAHEAITRS, encoded by the coding sequence ATGCCCGAGGAGACGACCGACCAGAGCAACCTGGACTTTCTGTCCTTCGTGGACTTTGCCGTCGGCAAGACCGTCGACGAGCTGCCCGGCGTCGACCCCGTCTCCATGCGACTGGTTCTCGCTCTGCACCGGGTGACGAGCGCACTCGTCTACGACCTCGAGGCGACGGTCCACCGGCCGAGCGGGTGGAGCTGGCCCGGGTTCCGGGTGCTGTTCGTGTTGTGGCTCGCGGGACCGTGCGAGTCCAAGCGGGTGGCGTCGCTGTCCGGGATGAGCAGGTCGGCGGTGTCGGCCCTGGTCAACACACTGGAGCGGGACGGTCTGGTGACACGCCAGCCGTCCACCGGCGACCGCCGCGCCGTCGACCTCGACCTGACCGACGCCGGGCGCGAGGCCATCGTCAGTACCTATTCCACTCACAACAAGCGCGAGCAGGCATGGACCGGGGCGCTGACACCGTCGGAGCGGCTGACCCTGATCGGGTTGCTCGAGAAAATGGCGTCCGGAACGGCGGCACACGAAGCCATCACACGCAGTTGA
- a CDS encoding helix-turn-helix domain-containing protein, whose protein sequence is MSSLIRPGDQRLVSFDEFRESVSDAFVPLEMTSADHDDFRGVVRGATVGAVRISEVTAAPHVIRRTPRMIRAANPDYFKLGLQVGGCCVLAQDGREAALTPGDFAIYDTTRPYQLSFDDRFRMLVVMFPRHLLRVPPDGIAQLTARRVSGRQGLGAVVTPLLRGLGEQIADASPTVALHLGDAVLDLVAAAFAEQLHLADGPIPLSRGDELHARITAFIDERLADRELGLQSIAAAHHISVRHLQKMFEAEGDTVSGWIRRRRLEQCRRDLADPRNRELPVSAIGARWGFADAAHFSRLFKAAHGATPGTYRAAATPRSREEP, encoded by the coding sequence ATGAGCAGTCTCATCCGCCCCGGCGACCAGCGCCTCGTCTCGTTCGACGAGTTCCGCGAGTCGGTGAGCGACGCGTTCGTACCCCTCGAGATGACGTCGGCCGACCACGACGACTTCCGCGGCGTGGTGCGCGGCGCGACGGTCGGGGCAGTCCGGATCAGCGAGGTCACGGCCGCCCCGCACGTCATTCGGCGCACACCGCGGATGATCCGCGCCGCCAACCCCGACTACTTCAAGCTCGGACTGCAGGTGGGCGGCTGCTGCGTCCTCGCCCAGGACGGCCGGGAAGCTGCGCTCACCCCGGGTGACTTCGCGATCTACGACACGACCCGCCCGTACCAGCTGTCGTTCGACGACCGGTTCCGGATGCTGGTCGTGATGTTCCCCCGGCACCTCCTGCGCGTTCCGCCCGACGGCATCGCGCAGCTCACCGCGCGCCGGGTGTCGGGCAGGCAGGGGCTCGGCGCCGTCGTCACGCCGCTGTTGCGCGGACTCGGCGAGCAGATCGCCGACGCCTCCCCCACCGTCGCGCTGCATCTCGGCGATGCCGTTCTCGACCTGGTCGCGGCTGCGTTCGCGGAGCAACTCCACCTCGCCGACGGGCCGATTCCGCTGTCGCGCGGGGACGAACTGCACGCCCGAATCACCGCTTTCATCGACGAGCGACTTGCCGACCGGGAGCTGGGCCTGCAGTCGATCGCAGCCGCCCATCACATCTCGGTGCGGCACCTGCAGAAGATGTTCGAAGCCGAGGGCGACACGGTGAGCGGATGGATCCGGCGACGGCGACTCGAGCAGTGCCGTCGAGATCTCGCCGACCCCCGAAACCGTGAGTTGCCCGTTTCGGCCATCGGCGCCCGCTGGGGTTTCGCCGACGCCGCCCACTTCTCCCGGCTGTTCAAGGCCGCCCACGGAGCGACGCCCGGCACCTATCGCGCCGCGGCCACCCCGCGCTCACGTGAGGAACCGTGA
- a CDS encoding mycofactocin-coupled SDR family oxidoreductase — protein sequence MNDFQGRVALITGGARGQGRSHAVALAERGADIVLCDRCEDSAAVNYPLATAADLDETAEMVRATGRRCLTAKADTADRAAMDALVAEAESEFGRIDVAVANAGVSVAAPVQSLTQEQWSEAIGSNLTGVFNTVGAVAPGMIERGYGRIVTISSMLGRAGSTNMAAYSASKWGVIGLTKSAALDLAPHGITVNAIAPGNISTPMIHNDALYRMMRPDLDAPAAEDVEPVFRSLHAQPVAWLDPFEITRVVLFLAAEGSAHISGTALPVDAGNAARGL from the coding sequence ATGAACGACTTCCAGGGCCGAGTCGCCCTGATCACCGGCGGCGCCCGCGGCCAGGGCCGCAGCCACGCGGTCGCACTGGCGGAGCGCGGGGCAGACATCGTGCTGTGCGACCGCTGCGAGGACAGCGCGGCGGTGAACTACCCCCTCGCGACTGCCGCCGATCTCGACGAGACCGCCGAGATGGTGCGTGCCACCGGGCGCCGATGCCTCACCGCCAAGGCCGACACCGCCGACCGGGCCGCGATGGACGCACTCGTCGCGGAGGCGGAATCCGAATTCGGGCGCATCGACGTCGCGGTCGCGAATGCCGGCGTCTCCGTGGCCGCCCCGGTGCAATCGCTCACGCAGGAACAGTGGTCGGAGGCGATCGGTTCCAACCTCACCGGCGTCTTCAACACGGTCGGAGCGGTGGCGCCCGGCATGATCGAGCGCGGATACGGTCGGATCGTCACCATCTCGTCGATGTTGGGCCGGGCCGGCAGCACCAACATGGCGGCGTACTCGGCGTCGAAATGGGGCGTCATCGGGCTCACCAAGAGCGCCGCGCTCGATCTCGCCCCGCACGGCATCACCGTGAATGCGATTGCGCCGGGCAACATCTCGACCCCCATGATCCACAACGACGCGCTCTACCGGATGATGCGCCCCGATCTCGACGCGCCCGCAGCCGAGGACGTGGAACCGGTGTTCCGCAGCCTGCACGCCCAGCCCGTCGCCTGGCTGGACCCCTTCGAGATCACCCGCGTCGTGCTGTTCCTCGCCGCCGAGGGCAGCGCACACATCAGCGGTACCGCGCTGCCCGTAGACGCCGGCAATGCCGCCCGCGGCCTGTGA